The following are encoded together in the Candidatus Rhabdochlamydia sp. T3358 genome:
- a CDS encoding ISAs1 family transposase codes for MSRRKPIDSKILEASKEFNAEVFAETVKGAFADLPDYRRNQNRVLYPVWYLSLVVLCGFFCGCNTIEEIADYADHQEDWFSSLLGERVSAPSHGALWWFLVKTPAGALKSYIQKWFRKIPGALKNQLLAIDGKRLRGANFLDHITHVVELFAAEDRLCLAVEKVPDKTVEKSTLPVILEQVDVEGAIISGDAHFTVPESAERIIDAKADYLLAVKGNQPSLCAE; via the coding sequence ATGTCACGCCGCAAGCCAATTGATTCCAAAATTCTGGAAGCCAGTAAGGAATTTAATGCCGAGGTCTTCGCAGAGACAGTTAAGGGAGCATTTGCCGATTTGCCTGATTATCGACGCAATCAAAACCGAGTACTGTATCCTGTTTGGTATCTGTCTCTTGTAGTTCTTTGTGGCTTTTTTTGCGGATGCAACACGATCGAAGAAATTGCTGACTACGCCGATCATCAAGAAGACTGGTTTTCCTCTCTCCTTGGGGAGAGAGTCTCAGCTCCTTCTCATGGCGCTCTCTGGTGGTTTTTAGTAAAAACCCCCGCCGGGGCTCTTAAGAGCTATATTCAAAAATGGTTCAGAAAAATTCCAGGCGCATTGAAGAATCAGCTATTGGCGATCGATGGCAAAAGATTGAGGGGTGCTAATTTCCTGGATCATATCACTCACGTAGTAGAATTATTTGCTGCAGAAGATCGATTGTGTCTTGCAGTAGAAAAAGTTCCCGATAAAACGGTTGAGAAAAGTACGTTGCCGGTCATTTTGGAACAGGTAGACGTAGAAGGAGCGATTATTTCAGGGGATGCGCATTTCACTGTACCCGAATCAGCAGAACGTATCATTGATGCAAAAGCAGATTATCTGCTAGCTGTGAAGGGCAATCAGCCTTCTCTTTGCGCTGAGA